The Sporomusa termitida genome has a window encoding:
- the hypE gene encoding hydrogenase expression/formation protein HypE, which yields MNNREKRILLGHGSGGRLSHELIRNIMLPAFANPALSELHDGARLDVGGTRLAFTTDSYVVKPRFFPGGNIGKLAVCGTVNDLAMCGAQAAYLSAGFILEEGLLLSELTLIVESMRQMAVAAGVTIVTGDTKVVEKGAVDGIYINTAGIGVLLPGVNIGAPGVKPGQDIIVSGYLGDHAVAVMSERHGLTLPAAIASDCAPLNQLVAAVLTAVPQVAMLRDPTRGGLATTLNEIAAEAGVGMILEENTLPVRPEVQAVCELLGFDPLYLANEGKVVFIVEKEYSGKVLTILRQNPLAAAARVIGSVTAQPAGQVALRTTVGGLRLLDMLSGEQLPRIC from the coding sequence GTGAATAACCGGGAGAAACGCATTTTACTGGGCCATGGCAGTGGCGGCCGTCTCAGTCATGAGCTAATCAGGAATATTATGCTGCCGGCCTTTGCCAATCCGGCCCTGAGTGAGCTCCACGACGGGGCCCGGCTGGATGTAGGCGGTACCCGCCTGGCCTTTACAACCGACAGCTATGTGGTTAAGCCCCGGTTTTTTCCCGGCGGCAATATCGGCAAGTTAGCGGTATGCGGCACCGTTAATGATTTAGCGATGTGCGGTGCCCAGGCCGCGTATCTGAGCGCCGGCTTTATTCTGGAAGAAGGTCTGTTATTGTCTGAGCTGACGTTAATTGTCGAATCGATGCGCCAAATGGCAGTGGCGGCCGGGGTAACGATTGTTACCGGTGATACCAAGGTTGTGGAAAAAGGAGCTGTGGACGGCATTTATATTAACACGGCCGGGATTGGCGTCCTGCTGCCTGGTGTCAACATTGGCGCACCCGGTGTTAAACCCGGTCAGGATATCATTGTCAGCGGCTATCTCGGCGATCATGCCGTGGCGGTTATGAGTGAGCGGCACGGTCTAACGCTGCCGGCGGCAATTGCCAGTGACTGCGCCCCGCTCAACCAGCTGGTGGCGGCGGTGCTGACCGCAGTGCCGCAGGTGGCGATGCTCCGTGACCCTACCCGGGGCGGGCTGGCAACCACGCTTAATGAGATTGCCGCCGAGGCCGGCGTGGGCATGATCCTGGAAGAAAATACACTGCCGGTGCGGCCGGAAGTGCAGGCTGTCTGTGAATTACTGGGATTTGATCCTTTATATCTTGCCAATGAAGGAAAAGTCGTATTTATTGTCGAAAAAGAGTATAGTGGAAAAGTTCTGACGATATTGCGGCAAAACCCGCTGGCGGCCGCGGCCCGGGTGATTGGGTCTGTAACCGCCCAGCCGGCAGGGCAGGTGGCGCTCAGGACTACCGTGGGCGGACTTCGCCTCTTAGATATGTTGTCAGGCGAACAATTACCGCGGATCTGCTGA
- the hypF gene encoding carbamoyltransferase HypF, giving the protein MRCAAVHIHITGIVQGVGFRPFVYNLAGRYGVTGWVANDASGVDIAAEAAGDRLTAFITALQDQAPPLAVIESVAVRPGAPQGYTGFAIRASADGAAKTALVSPDVATCASCRRELLDPEDRRYRYPFINCTDCGPRYTIIEDIPYDRRATTMRRFAMCPACQAEYDNPANRRFHAQPNACPVCGPQYRLLDREGQPAAPAAQDVFAAAGRLIATGAILAIKGIGGYHLAVNAFDGAAVERLRRRKVREDKPFAVMAGSLAAIKARCRVSAADERLLVSAARPIVLLPKAAGYDLAEMIAPGNPYVGCMLPYAPAHTLLLAAGDLWVMTSGNVSDEPIAHEDADAAARLKGIADYFLVHNRDIYCQADDSVVRTVLDQPYFLRRSRGYVPAPVRLGRALPPLLAVGGELKNTFCLTRGQQAFMSAHAGDLANVPTYQAYMAAILHWQKLLNVAPRVVAHDLHPDYLSTKYAATLALPSVAVQHHHAHIAAVMAEHRLTGPVIGVAFDGTGYGPDGTLWGGEFLVADLTGYRRLGHLACLPLPGGAKAIKEPWRLAVWLLQALYGPQFVELPLPFVHRLPSGWPLVLAAAGQGLNTPLSSGAGRLFDAAAALLGIRQSINYEGQAAVELELAARGAAGRVLPYDVSKAGELRILDFKPVFAELCQAMIKGLPIQQLAADFHTTLAAATCELVAAISRTTGIKAVALSGGVFQNLTLLTQVIGMLAQYELTVYLHRQTPPNDGGLALGQAVIAGERSR; this is encoded by the coding sequence ATGAGGTGTGCAGCTGTTCATATTCATATAACCGGTATTGTGCAGGGGGTGGGGTTCCGCCCCTTTGTTTATAATCTGGCCGGCCGCTATGGCGTAACCGGCTGGGTTGCCAATGATGCCAGCGGGGTTGACATTGCCGCCGAAGCGGCCGGGGACCGGCTTACCGCCTTTATTACGGCCTTGCAGGACCAGGCGCCGCCCCTGGCCGTCATTGAGTCGGTTGCGGTCCGGCCCGGGGCGCCGCAGGGGTATACAGGCTTTGCCATCAGAGCCAGTGCTGACGGCGCCGCGAAGACTGCGCTGGTTTCGCCTGATGTTGCCACCTGTGCCAGCTGCCGCCGGGAATTGCTGGACCCGGAAGACCGGCGGTACCGTTATCCGTTTATCAATTGCACCGATTGCGGCCCCCGTTATACCATTATTGAGGATATTCCCTATGACCGCCGGGCGACGACAATGCGCCGGTTTGCCATGTGTCCGGCCTGTCAGGCTGAGTATGACAACCCGGCCAACCGGCGTTTTCATGCCCAGCCGAATGCCTGTCCGGTGTGCGGTCCCCAGTATCGCTTGCTGGACCGGGAGGGCCAGCCGGCCGCCCCGGCCGCACAGGACGTCTTTGCGGCTGCCGGCCGGCTGATTGCCACCGGCGCCATCCTGGCCATCAAGGGCATTGGCGGCTATCACCTGGCGGTTAACGCCTTTGACGGTGCAGCGGTGGAACGGCTGCGCAGGCGCAAGGTCCGGGAAGATAAGCCGTTTGCCGTTATGGCCGGCAGTCTGGCGGCGATCAAAGCCCGCTGCCGGGTGTCGGCCGCCGATGAACGGCTGCTGGTCAGTGCGGCGCGGCCGATTGTGCTGCTGCCCAAGGCTGCAGGCTATGATCTGGCGGAGATGATTGCACCGGGGAATCCGTATGTGGGCTGCATGCTGCCGTATGCCCCGGCCCATACCCTGCTGCTGGCGGCAGGTGATCTCTGGGTTATGACCAGCGGCAATGTCAGCGACGAGCCCATTGCCCATGAAGATGCCGATGCTGCCGCCCGGCTGAAGGGTATTGCCGACTATTTTCTTGTTCATAACCGGGATATTTACTGTCAGGCCGATGATTCGGTGGTTAGAACCGTATTGGATCAGCCCTATTTCCTGCGCCGCAGCCGGGGGTATGTGCCGGCGCCGGTCAGACTGGGGCGGGCACTGCCGCCGCTGCTGGCGGTGGGCGGTGAGCTCAAAAACACCTTTTGCCTGACCCGCGGCCAGCAGGCTTTTATGAGTGCTCACGCCGGCGATCTGGCGAATGTGCCGACCTATCAGGCCTATATGGCGGCGATTCTGCATTGGCAAAAATTGCTTAATGTTGCGCCCCGGGTGGTGGCCCATGACCTGCATCCTGACTATTTGTCAACAAAGTATGCCGCCACCCTGGCGTTGCCCAGTGTGGCCGTGCAGCATCATCATGCCCATATTGCCGCTGTTATGGCCGAGCACCGGCTGACCGGGCCGGTTATCGGCGTGGCTTTTGACGGCACCGGCTATGGTCCGGACGGTACCCTGTGGGGCGGTGAATTTCTGGTAGCCGACTTAACCGGCTACCGCCGGCTGGGTCATCTGGCCTGCCTGCCGCTGCCGGGCGGGGCCAAAGCCATCAAAGAGCCGTGGCGGCTGGCTGTCTGGCTGTTGCAGGCGCTGTACGGCCCGCAGTTTGTCGAGCTGCCGCTACCGTTTGTGCATAGGCTGCCGTCAGGCTGGCCGCTGGTACTGGCGGCTGCCGGCCAGGGCCTTAACACACCGCTGTCCTCAGGGGCCGGCCGGCTGTTTGATGCTGCGGCGGCGCTGCTGGGCATCAGGCAGAGTATTAACTATGAAGGCCAGGCGGCGGTGGAGCTTGAACTTGCCGCCCGGGGGGCGGCCGGACGGGTGCTGCCCTATGACGTCAGTAAGGCCGGGGAGCTGCGGATACTGGATTTTAAGCCGGTGTTTGCCGAGTTGTGCCAGGCAATGATAAAAGGGCTGCCCATACAGCAGCTGGCGGCGGATTTTCATACTACCCTGGCTGCCGCCACCTGCGAGCTGGTGGCAGCGATCAGCAGGACCACCGGCATCAAAGCGGTCGCTTTAAGCGGCGGCGTTTTTCAAAACCTTACTCTATTGACTCAAGTTATCGGAATGCTCGCGCAATATGAGCTTACAGTATATCTACACCGGCAAACGCCGCCGAATGACGGCGGCCTGGCCCTCGGCCAGGCGGTGATTGCCGGGGAAAGGAGCCGGTGA
- the gap gene encoding type I glyceraldehyde-3-phosphate dehydrogenase, with amino-acid sequence MTIKVGINGFGRIGRNVFRVAVNNPDFEIVAVNDLTDAKTLAHLLKYDSVHGTMNAEVKAVDGGIAVNGKLVKVLAERDPASLPWKDMGVDVVVESTGRFTEKDKALAHVKAGAKKVIISAPGKNEDITIVMGVNQDKYDPASHQVISNASCTTNCLAPFAKVLQEKFGIKSGLMTTVHAYTNDQNILDLPHKDLRRARAAGVSIIPTTTGAAKAVALVLPELKGKLNGFALRVPTPNVSITDLVAQLEKPATAEAVNAALKEAANNELKGIMAFSEEELVSKDYNGNPHSSIVDGLSTMMVGDNLVKVVSWYDNEWGYSNRIVDLISFIIGKGL; translated from the coding sequence ATGACTATTAAAGTTGGAATTAACGGTTTTGGCCGTATTGGCAGGAACGTTTTTCGGGTTGCTGTCAACAATCCTGATTTTGAAATCGTTGCTGTCAATGACCTGACTGATGCTAAAACACTGGCCCATCTTTTAAAATATGATTCAGTCCATGGGACGATGAACGCTGAGGTTAAAGCCGTGGACGGCGGCATCGCCGTTAACGGCAAACTGGTTAAGGTGCTGGCGGAAAGAGATCCGGCCAGCCTTCCCTGGAAGGATATGGGTGTAGACGTTGTGGTGGAGTCGACCGGCCGATTCACAGAAAAAGACAAAGCCCTGGCTCATGTTAAAGCCGGGGCCAAGAAGGTTATTATCTCGGCGCCGGGTAAAAATGAGGATATTACTATTGTTATGGGCGTAAACCAGGATAAATATGATCCAGCCAGCCATCAGGTTATCTCCAACGCATCCTGCACGACCAATTGCCTGGCCCCGTTTGCCAAAGTTTTGCAGGAAAAATTCGGCATCAAATCAGGCTTAATGACAACCGTTCATGCTTACACCAATGACCAGAATATTCTGGACCTGCCCCATAAGGATCTGCGCCGCGCCCGGGCCGCCGGCGTGTCGATCATTCCGACCACGACCGGAGCTGCCAAGGCGGTGGCGCTGGTGCTGCCTGAACTCAAAGGCAAACTCAACGGCTTTGCCCTGCGGGTTCCCACCCCGAATGTATCGATTACCGACCTGGTGGCGCAGCTGGAAAAACCGGCTACGGCCGAAGCTGTCAACGCCGCGCTTAAAGAAGCCGCCAATAACGAACTCAAAGGGATTATGGCTTTTTCCGAAGAAGAGCTTGTTTCCAAAGATTATAACGGCAATCCCCATTCCTCCATCGTCGACGGCCTGTCTACCATGATGGTGGGCGATAATCTGGTCAAGGTCGTTTCCTGGTATGATAACGAATGGGGCTATTCCAACCGGATTGTCGACCTCATCAGCTTTATTATCGGCAAAGGCCTATAG
- a CDS encoding sugar-binding transcriptional regulator, whose translation MVDKIIQLQRKIAPELTQVIEARYNLLRYIQHAQPVGRRAVAIMLAMGERVVRAQVDWLKAAGLVEFSQLGMSVTAEGQAMLADLAEYIRLLHGLVGLENELSERLQLNQVIIIPGDSEADSTVRRELGRAAAGVLGQHLGDNMVVAVSGGSTMAKVAEAVNFSVPTTAVVPARGGLGEVVEYQANTIAAVLAGKLGGRYRLLHIPDGVSEETMEVILAGDANLGTVAEIIKKANILVYGIGDAVEMAQRRGLPAATIAEIERRGAVGEALGQYCALPGEIVYVTSSIGLRLDDLAGIGTVIAVAGGSAKAKAILAVAGTGGQDVLITDEAAAKAIRLLINTNLI comes from the coding sequence ATGGTGGATAAGATTATTCAACTGCAGCGCAAGATTGCGCCTGAATTAACGCAAGTAATTGAAGCAAGGTATAATCTCCTGCGGTATATTCAGCATGCCCAGCCTGTTGGCCGCCGGGCAGTGGCAATAATGCTGGCTATGGGGGAACGGGTTGTCCGGGCGCAGGTAGACTGGTTAAAGGCGGCCGGGCTGGTCGAGTTTTCCCAGCTAGGCATGAGTGTGACGGCCGAAGGGCAGGCGATGCTGGCCGATCTGGCTGAATATATTCGCCTGCTGCATGGTTTGGTCGGGCTGGAGAATGAACTCTCGGAGCGGCTGCAGCTGAACCAAGTGATTATCATCCCCGGCGACAGCGAGGCCGACAGCACCGTCCGGCGTGAACTTGGCCGGGCGGCGGCAGGTGTACTTGGCCAGCATCTGGGAGATAATATGGTTGTTGCCGTAAGCGGCGGTTCAACTATGGCCAAAGTGGCGGAAGCCGTCAATTTTAGTGTGCCGACAACTGCGGTTGTACCGGCCCGGGGCGGCCTGGGCGAGGTGGTTGAGTATCAGGCCAATACCATTGCCGCCGTACTGGCGGGCAAACTGGGCGGGCGTTACCGCCTGCTGCATATTCCCGACGGGGTCAGTGAGGAAACCATGGAAGTGATCTTAGCCGGTGATGCCAATCTGGGGACTGTGGCTGAAATCATTAAAAAAGCCAATATATTAGTATATGGCATTGGTGATGCGGTTGAGATGGCGCAGCGGCGCGGTTTGCCGGCAGCAACCATTGCCGAAATTGAACGGCGGGGGGCCGTAGGTGAAGCCCTGGGGCAATATTGTGCCTTGCCGGGGGAGATTGTATATGTTACCAGCAGTATTGGTTTACGACTGGATGACCTGGCCGGTATTGGCACTGTAATTGCCGTAGCCGGCGGCAGTGCCAAGGCTAAGGCTATTTTAGCGGTGGCCGGCACCGGCGGCCAGGATGTGCTCATTACTGATGAAGCCGCAGCCAAGGCCATCCGGTTACTTATAAACACAAATTTAATTTAG
- the hypD gene encoding hydrogenase formation protein HypD, which translates to MLLTAEETARAARFFTDGITCLATRPVRLMEVCGTHTVAIFRAGIRQLLPAAVELVSGPGCPVCVTPNEYLDTAIAYSRRPGTIITTFGDMLRVPGSESSLMAEKACGADIRIVYSALDSLAIARDNPGQAVIFLAVGFETTAPTAAATILQADKQGLTNFFVLSAHKLVPPALKAILATPATKVDGFLLPGHTAAISGLEPYRFVAGQFGVPAVVTGFEALDILQGIYMLLQQLQQGQAELQNQYRRVVKTEGNPAARDILDQVYQPAGTGWRGFGEIAGSGLELTAAFRRFDAQAALPLTVAGSREPAGCRCGEVLRGLITPPACPCFGRHCTPEQPVGACMVSVEGACAAWYKYGQGRWSCE; encoded by the coding sequence ATGCTGCTGACAGCTGAAGAAACAGCCCGTGCCGCCCGTTTTTTCACTGACGGCATAACCTGTCTGGCTACCCGGCCGGTACGGCTTATGGAGGTGTGCGGCACCCATACGGTTGCCATTTTTCGGGCCGGTATCCGGCAGCTGCTGCCGGCGGCTGTTGAACTGGTCAGCGGTCCCGGCTGTCCGGTGTGCGTGACCCCTAATGAATATCTGGATACGGCCATTGCCTACAGCCGCCGCCCGGGTACAATTATTACCACCTTTGGCGACATGCTCAGGGTGCCGGGCTCAGAGTCCAGTTTAATGGCGGAAAAGGCCTGTGGCGCCGATATCCGTATTGTCTACTCGGCCCTGGACAGTCTGGCTATTGCCAGGGATAATCCCGGCCAGGCGGTTATCTTTCTGGCTGTCGGCTTTGAGACCACTGCCCCGACGGCAGCGGCCACTATCCTTCAGGCCGACAAACAGGGCCTGACTAATTTCTTTGTCCTGTCGGCCCACAAATTGGTGCCGCCGGCCCTTAAGGCCATTTTAGCCACACCGGCAACCAAGGTTGATGGTTTTTTGCTGCCCGGACATACCGCTGCCATCAGCGGTCTGGAACCCTACCGTTTTGTTGCCGGGCAATTTGGGGTGCCGGCCGTGGTTACCGGCTTCGAGGCGCTTGATATTCTCCAGGGTATTTACATGCTCCTGCAGCAGCTGCAGCAGGGGCAGGCTGAACTGCAGAATCAATACCGGCGGGTGGTTAAGACTGAAGGCAATCCGGCGGCCAGGGACATACTGGATCAGGTGTATCAGCCGGCCGGTACCGGCTGGCGGGGGTTTGGCGAGATTGCCGGTTCAGGCTTGGAATTAACGGCAGCTTTCCGGCGGTTTGACGCCCAAGCGGCGCTGCCGCTGACGGTTGCCGGGTCACGGGAACCGGCCGGCTGCCGTTGCGGCGAGGTGCTGCGCGGCTTGATTACTCCGCCGGCCTGCCCTTGCTTCGGCCGGCACTGCACCCCGGAGCAGCCGGTGGGGGCGTGCATGGTTTCTGTCGAAGGGGCCTGTGCCGCCTGGTATAAATACGGGCAAGGACGGTGGAGCTGTGAATAA
- a CDS encoding HypC/HybG/HupF family hydrogenase formation chaperone — protein sequence MCLAVPAKIIERTEYMATVEISGVTRQVSIMLLPEAAVGDYVLVHAGFAIQAIDEEEARRTLALFKELDQYAADS from the coding sequence ATGTGTCTGGCTGTTCCTGCCAAAATTATTGAACGAACAGAATATATGGCCACGGTGGAGATTAGCGGCGTAACCCGTCAGGTCAGCATCATGCTGCTGCCGGAGGCGGCAGTGGGCGATTATGTACTGGTTCACGCCGGTTTTGCGATTCAGGCGATTGATGAGGAAGAGGCCCGGCGGACGCTGGCATTGTTTAAGGAGTTGGATCAGTATGCTGCTGACAGCTGA
- the rpoN gene encoding RNA polymerase factor sigma-54, which produces MQLDYGLKLETTQKLIMTPQLRQAIAILQLPSMELAALVGKELLENPVLEADANYNENENEQENGDELPAVPEPTGAEYDNQPEADGWIEYLLGGTPVAGGSQAGMSEPTQAREVADAQTVSLQDYLEMQLHFAVFEPIHLTVGRYLIGSIDDNGYLCGTLAEAAARLGVAGECAEDVLAIIQTFDPLGVGARNLQECLLLQLAQQTPGPEIHLVKAIIAEHLDQVACGRYKQIADKLHCTPHEVQQAVDIIRTLDPKPGRAFGGGQPGYITPDVSIERLNGEYVILINDNHVPQLSINPYYRQIVREADTDARKYVEGRIHAAVWLIKSIEQRRRTLYNVTEAIISLQRDFFDHGPKFLRPLTMKKVAEQIGVHESTVSRATANKYVCTPHGVFGMNTFFTAGLQSTGGEDISASRVKQELKELIVAENPKQPLSDQALSDLLNGKGIMVSRRTVAKYREELTIPASSRRKRH; this is translated from the coding sequence GTGCAGTTAGACTATGGACTTAAATTAGAAACAACACAAAAACTAATTATGACTCCTCAATTACGCCAGGCAATTGCCATTCTGCAACTTCCATCCATGGAATTGGCGGCTTTGGTGGGCAAAGAACTGTTGGAAAACCCGGTGCTTGAGGCTGATGCCAACTATAATGAAAATGAAAATGAGCAGGAGAATGGCGACGAGTTACCGGCGGTGCCGGAGCCAACCGGTGCCGAATATGACAATCAGCCTGAGGCTGATGGCTGGATTGAATATCTGCTGGGCGGTACACCGGTAGCCGGCGGTAGTCAGGCCGGGATGTCGGAGCCGACCCAGGCCCGGGAAGTGGCTGATGCCCAGACGGTATCATTACAGGATTATCTGGAAATGCAGCTGCATTTTGCTGTGTTTGAACCAATTCATCTTACAGTCGGCAGATACCTGATCGGCAGTATTGATGATAATGGCTATTTATGCGGTACACTGGCGGAAGCAGCAGCCCGGCTAGGGGTTGCCGGGGAGTGTGCGGAGGATGTTCTTGCAATTATTCAAACCTTTGACCCGCTGGGGGTAGGGGCGCGCAACCTGCAGGAATGCCTATTGCTCCAGCTGGCGCAGCAGACGCCGGGTCCGGAGATCCACCTGGTTAAGGCAATTATCGCCGAACATCTTGATCAGGTGGCATGCGGCCGCTATAAACAAATTGCAGACAAGCTGCATTGTACTCCTCACGAAGTACAGCAGGCCGTTGATATTATCCGGACGCTTGATCCGAAACCAGGCCGGGCTTTCGGGGGCGGTCAGCCTGGCTATATTACCCCCGATGTTTCGATTGAGCGCCTTAATGGCGAGTATGTCATTCTTATTAACGACAATCATGTGCCGCAGTTGTCAATCAATCCTTATTATCGGCAAATTGTCCGCGAAGCCGACACTGATGCCCGCAAATATGTCGAAGGCCGGATCCATGCGGCTGTCTGGCTGATAAAAAGTATTGAACAGCGTCGCCGTACCTTATATAACGTGACTGAAGCTATTATTAGCCTCCAGCGCGATTTTTTTGACCACGGCCCCAAGTTTTTGCGGCCATTGACGATGAAAAAAGTGGCCGAACAGATTGGCGTTCACGAATCAACAGTGAGCAGGGCCACTGCCAACAAGTATGTCTGTACTCCCCATGGGGTATTTGGCATGAATACTTTTTTTACTGCCGGTCTGCAAAGTACCGGGGGCGAGGATATTTCCGCCAGCCGGGTCAAGCAGGAACTCAAAGAGCTTATTGTTGCCGAAAATCCGAAACAGCCCTTAAGTGATCAGGCGTTAAGCGATCTCTTAAACGGCAAGGGGATTATGGTTTCGCGCCGGACAGTCGCTAAATACCGGGAGGAGCTGACGATTCCGGCCTCAAGCAGGCGCAAAAGACATTAA